The following coding sequences are from one Saprospiraceae bacterium window:
- a CDS encoding helix-turn-helix transcriptional regulator, with protein MKIYIKNMVCNRCIMVVKSELEKLGFTPLSLVLGEVEIHENLEDYQKSIINRHLQSFGFELIDDKKSRIIERIKNRIIDLVHKQDNDIRENLSALLSRELHHDYNYLSNLFSEVEGTTIEKYFIAQKIERIKELLVYDELSLSEIAFRLNYSSVAYLSNQFKKVTGLTPSHFKQLGGDRRKPLDKV; from the coding sequence ATGAAAATTTATATTAAAAATATGGTTTGTAATCGCTGCATTATGGTAGTAAAAAGCGAACTTGAAAAACTTGGCTTTACTCCACTGAGTTTGGTATTAGGTGAAGTTGAGATCCATGAAAATTTGGAAGATTATCAAAAATCTATTATCAACAGGCATTTACAATCATTTGGATTTGAATTGATAGACGATAAGAAAAGTCGCATTATCGAAAGAATAAAGAATAGAATTATCGACTTGGTGCACAAGCAGGATAACGACATTAGAGAGAATCTTTCAGCTCTGTTGAGCCGGGAATTGCATCATGATTACAATTATTTATCCAATCTTTTTTCAGAAGTCGAAGGAACAACAATTGAAAAATATTTTATCGCTCAAAAAATTGAAAGAATTAAAGAACTGTTGGTATATGATGAATTGTCATTGAGTGAAATAGCTTTTCGATTGAATTATTCTAGCGTTGCTTATTTGAGCAATCAATTTAAAAAAGTTACAGGATTAACGCCAAGTCATTTTAAGCAATTGGGAGGAGATAGAAGAAAGCCATTGGATAAAGTGTAA